Proteins encoded in a region of the Zunongwangia endophytica genome:
- a CDS encoding TolC family protein — translation MKMTFFSAITIDRRFEYSTGFIKSLIGVFAMISVVSCKVGEEYTRPEFKEDISAEYYSGEKDLDSVETDSLNLAEIDTDTIPMSEIPWKEYIEDSTLQSLIDTALVNNIDLKKAMKNMQIGMEELAQSKANFFPSLNARPADYRRDYYSENYNNYGSNRSRRNHGENPPSSLYTERLEYSSALQANWELDLWGKLRWQKEAARAEFMKSKEFKNAVQTSLIAEVASTYFNLVMLKSQIEVARKNYALNDSTLNIVQLQYDAGESTSLAIQQTKSQKLKAKTLIPQLERQYVIMENKLNGLLGRSPRSINIETSFEDIEFQKRYDKGIPLELIKNRPDVAMSEYELIAANADAGVANALRYPSLTIGASAGLNSFKLDEFLDPVSSGFALLNGAIFQPIFNNRKLKTNYNVARTQKEIAQLDFKDHLIEAIADVSNSLAKMDKLKEEYNIAEERIEVTQKGLKDAGMLFRGGYANYLEVLTAQSDALESELNLINIKKQLLIANVELYRNLGGGWQ, via the coding sequence ATGAAAATGACTTTTTTTTCAGCTATAACTATAGATAGAAGATTTGAATATTCAACAGGATTTATAAAATCGCTTATAGGAGTTTTTGCAATGATAAGCGTGGTAAGCTGTAAAGTTGGAGAAGAATATACACGCCCAGAGTTTAAAGAAGATATTTCAGCGGAATATTATTCAGGAGAAAAAGACCTGGATTCGGTGGAAACAGATTCTTTAAATCTTGCTGAAATTGATACCGATACTATCCCGATGTCTGAAATTCCGTGGAAAGAATATATAGAAGATAGTACCTTGCAGTCGTTAATAGATACGGCTTTGGTGAATAATATCGACCTTAAAAAAGCCATGAAAAACATGCAAATTGGGATGGAAGAATTAGCACAATCTAAAGCCAATTTTTTTCCGTCTTTAAATGCACGGCCGGCCGATTATCGTAGAGATTATTATTCTGAAAATTACAATAATTACGGTTCTAACAGATCTCGCAGGAATCATGGCGAAAATCCTCCAAGCAGTCTTTATACTGAAAGATTAGAATATTCTTCTGCACTGCAGGCCAACTGGGAGCTGGATCTTTGGGGGAAATTGAGATGGCAAAAAGAAGCTGCCAGAGCCGAATTTATGAAAAGTAAGGAGTTTAAGAATGCAGTGCAAACTTCTTTAATTGCTGAGGTTGCTTCGACATATTTTAATCTGGTAATGCTTAAATCTCAAATTGAAGTTGCGCGGAAAAACTATGCTTTAAATGATAGCACCTTAAATATTGTGCAATTGCAATATGATGCGGGAGAGTCCACTTCGCTGGCAATTCAACAGACCAAATCACAGAAACTAAAAGCGAAAACTTTAATTCCGCAGTTGGAGCGTCAGTATGTGATTATGGAAAATAAACTAAATGGATTATTAGGTCGTTCCCCTCGTTCAATTAATATTGAAACTTCTTTTGAGGATATTGAATTTCAGAAACGATATGATAAAGGTATTCCTTTAGAATTGATCAAAAATAGACCTGATGTTGCCATGTCGGAATACGAACTTATTGCAGCAAATGCAGATGCGGGTGTGGCCAACGCATTACGCTATCCATCTTTAACCATTGGCGCTTCGGCAGGGTTAAATTCGTTTAAGTTAGATGAATTTTTAGATCCTGTGAGTTCTGGGTTTGCTTTGTTAAATGGGGCTATTTTTCAGCCGATTTTTAATAATAGAAAACTGAAAACCAACTATAATGTTGCGCGTACGCAAAAAGAAATTGCACAGTTAGATTTTAAAGATCATCTTATTGAAGCAATTGCAGATGTCTCAAATTCTCTGGCAAAAATGGATAAGCTGAAAGAAGAATATAATATAGCTGAAGAAAGAATTGAAGTAACCCAGAAAGGTCTAAAAGATGCCGGAATGTTGTTTAGAGGAGGTTATGCCAATTATCTTGAAGTACTTACCGCACAAAGTGACGCTTTGGAAAGTGAACTGAATTTGATCAATATCAAAAAACAACTTTTAATAGCGAATGTAGAATTGTACCGTAACCTTGGCGGTGGCTGGCAGTAG
- a CDS encoding efflux RND transporter permease subunit, with the protein MFKKIVKRPVLTLVITIILLIAGAASITSLPVERFPEIAPPSVSVQVYYPGGNAETVAKSVLLPIEEAINGTENMSYANSTATNSGRGRVTVYFKPGTDPDLAAVDIQNRISTITSMIPQEVTEAGISVTKRMKGSIMTINIYSDDPTYDETFLNAFTRINIRRELKRVDGLAQASILRQRDYAMRIWLNPQKMASYQLTPRDVYDQIQDQNFEAAPGKFGENSEELFEIIMKHDGRFNQPEDYENLVIKTKDETVLHLRDIARVEFGASNYTSENRLDGKPSVTIDIVQQNGANAMEIDGKIREILEQQSRLFPEDVHYEITYSVRDQIDESMSQVEHTLVEAFILVFLVVFIFLQDFRATLITAISIPASLLGTFFFLNIIGASMNVLSMFSLVLAIGIVVDDAIVVMEAIHEKMTHHNMPVKEAVRSAMDEITGAIISITVVIAAVFLPVGFLSGPVGVFYQEFAYTIIFAVLISAINALTLTPVLSKIFFAGKNKNKEKRGMAKAVSNYRHYRKAKILRNKGFRKFDNFFDRFTKKYLGIVRWTLGHKWIGLGALALIIGATVFLSKITPSGFIPTEDDNFLILSMKMPEGSSLHRTNVALRKADSILQQQPAVKGVNTVSGFNVVDNANSPSSGLAYIQLKSAHDRGEIQEIKPVIKNLLSKLNDIPETDFNMYPRPTIQGFGNFDGVQFMLQDRADGDLGEFGQIVNEFINTLNNQESVENAFTSFNPNFPQYRLDIDYEKAKSMGVSVKDMMFTIQSYFGRVQPGDFNRFSRQYGVYMQSDIQFRESPESFNSIFVKNDLGDMVPVNTIVKLKQTYGPEVVNRYNLYNAAKINVTPAEGYSTGDVMNMIEELTEEKLPATLSYEWTSMSLEEKNSGGDTIIVFIIIILLVYFILASQYESFLLPLAVMLSLPVGIFGVFTAINLAGIDNNIYVQIGIIMLIGLLAKNAILIVEFVAQKRRAGFTAFDAVVEASALRIRPIIMTSLAFTVGLVPLMFAEGSSAQGNHSVSIGTAGGMISGIVLGIFIIPLLAYVFQILHDKMNLERYAD; encoded by the coding sequence ATGTTTAAGAAAATAGTAAAAAGGCCAGTCCTTACACTGGTTATCACCATCATATTGCTTATTGCCGGGGCTGCTAGTATTACTTCTTTACCGGTAGAACGTTTTCCAGAAATCGCACCTCCAAGTGTTAGTGTGCAGGTTTATTATCCTGGTGGTAATGCAGAGACAGTAGCCAAATCTGTATTATTACCAATAGAAGAGGCTATAAACGGTACAGAGAATATGTCCTATGCCAACTCTACTGCAACCAATTCAGGTAGAGGGCGAGTTACCGTTTATTTTAAACCGGGCACAGATCCAGATTTAGCTGCGGTCGATATTCAAAATAGAATATCGACAATTACATCGATGATTCCGCAAGAAGTTACCGAAGCTGGTATTTCAGTAACAAAAAGGATGAAGGGGAGTATCATGACAATCAATATTTACAGTGACGATCCTACTTATGACGAAACTTTCCTGAATGCCTTTACCAGAATAAATATACGGCGAGAATTAAAACGTGTAGATGGGTTAGCACAGGCTTCAATTCTTAGGCAACGAGATTACGCCATGAGAATATGGTTGAATCCTCAAAAAATGGCTTCTTACCAATTAACTCCGCGTGATGTTTACGATCAGATACAAGATCAAAACTTTGAAGCTGCTCCCGGAAAATTTGGAGAAAATTCTGAAGAGCTTTTTGAAATTATCATGAAGCATGACGGGCGTTTTAATCAACCCGAGGATTATGAGAATCTGGTTATCAAAACTAAGGACGAAACAGTTTTACATCTAAGGGATATTGCAAGAGTTGAGTTTGGAGCTTCTAATTATACAAGTGAGAATAGGTTAGACGGTAAACCATCGGTTACGATAGATATCGTGCAACAGAATGGTGCAAATGCCATGGAAATCGATGGCAAAATTCGTGAAATATTAGAGCAGCAATCGCGATTATTTCCAGAGGATGTTCATTATGAAATTACCTACAGTGTTCGGGATCAGATTGACGAATCGATGAGTCAGGTAGAGCATACCTTAGTAGAAGCTTTTATTCTAGTATTTTTAGTGGTGTTTATCTTTCTTCAGGACTTTAGAGCAACTTTAATTACAGCAATTTCAATCCCTGCCTCTTTATTAGGAACTTTCTTTTTCTTAAATATTATAGGCGCTTCCATGAATGTCCTTAGTATGTTCTCATTAGTACTCGCCATTGGTATTGTGGTAGATGACGCTATTGTAGTGATGGAAGCGATTCACGAAAAAATGACGCATCACAACATGCCCGTAAAAGAAGCGGTACGTTCAGCGATGGACGAGATTACAGGTGCCATTATATCCATTACCGTGGTAATCGCCGCAGTGTTTTTACCAGTTGGATTTTTAAGCGGGCCGGTAGGTGTGTTCTATCAGGAGTTTGCCTATACAATCATTTTTGCAGTATTAATTTCAGCAATAAATGCATTAACACTAACCCCTGTTTTGAGTAAAATATTTTTTGCAGGAAAAAATAAAAACAAAGAAAAACGAGGAATGGCTAAAGCAGTGTCTAATTATAGACATTATAGAAAAGCCAAAATATTGCGAAACAAAGGTTTTAGGAAATTCGATAATTTCTTCGATAGATTTACAAAGAAGTATTTAGGAATTGTACGATGGACGCTGGGTCATAAATGGATCGGGCTAGGAGCTTTAGCTTTAATTATAGGAGCAACCGTATTTTTATCGAAAATTACACCTAGTGGATTTATCCCTACGGAAGATGATAATTTTCTAATATTATCTATGAAGATGCCTGAAGGATCTTCGCTACACCGTACAAACGTAGCCCTTAGAAAAGCAGATTCTATTTTACAACAACAACCTGCTGTAAAAGGAGTAAATACCGTTTCAGGATTTAATGTGGTAGACAATGCAAATAGTCCATCATCAGGATTGGCTTACATACAATTAAAGTCGGCTCACGATCGAGGTGAAATCCAGGAAATAAAACCAGTAATTAAAAATTTATTGAGCAAGCTGAATGATATTCCTGAAACAGATTTTAATATGTATCCAAGACCAACCATCCAGGGATTTGGTAATTTTGATGGGGTGCAGTTTATGCTTCAGGATAGAGCAGATGGCGATTTAGGTGAGTTTGGGCAAATCGTGAACGAATTTATAAACACCTTAAATAATCAAGAGTCGGTAGAGAATGCTTTTACTTCATTCAATCCTAATTTTCCACAATATCGCTTAGATATCGATTACGAAAAAGCCAAAAGTATGGGGGTAAGCGTCAAAGATATGATGTTTACGATTCAATCGTACTTTGGTAGAGTTCAGCCGGGAGATTTTAATAGGTTTAGCCGTCAGTATGGTGTTTATATGCAGTCTGATATTCAGTTTAGAGAATCTCCGGAATCCTTTAATAGCATTTTTGTGAAAAATGATCTGGGCGATATGGTGCCGGTAAATACGATTGTTAAACTGAAACAAACTTATGGGCCAGAAGTCGTAAATCGATATAATCTATACAATGCGGCAAAAATAAATGTGACTCCGGCAGAAGGTTATAGTACAGGTGATGTAATGAATATGATTGAAGAGCTTACAGAAGAAAAACTGCCTGCAACTTTAAGCTATGAGTGGACGAGCATGAGTTTAGAAGAGAAAAACTCTGGCGGCGATACGATCATCGTATTCATAATCATCATTCTACTGGTGTATTTTATTCTGGCTTCGCAATACGAAAGTTTTCTATTGCCATTGGCAGTAATGCTATCCTTACCGGTGGGAATATTCGGAGTTTTTACTGCGATTAATTTAGCGGGTATCGATAACAATATTTATGTACAGATCGGGATCATAATGCTTATTGGATTATTAGCTAAAAATGCGATTCTAATTGTAGAATTTGTGGCGCAAAAAAGGCGTGCTGGGTTTACGGCTTTTGATGCGGTGGTAGAAGCTAGTGCTTTAAGAATTCGACCGATAATCATGACCTCATTAGCATTTACCGTTGGTTTAGTTCCGTTAATGTTTGCTGAAGGTTCTTCGGCACAAGGAAATCACTCGGTTAGTATTGGTACTGCTGGCGGAATGATTAGTGGTATTGTTCTGGGGATTTTTATTATTCCGTTACTGGCCTATGTATTCCAGATCCTTCATGATAAAATGAATTTGGAACGTTATGCAGATTAA
- a CDS encoding efflux RND transporter periplasmic adaptor subunit produces MKNKYNLSVLNRFTLIVFSFVLLSLHSCKEEEKEDEGLPLPVISLQEQNASKGFEYIGSIEGVETVEIRPQVDGILEEIYVDEGDFVEKGQDLFKVNSQPYMEDYKNARANVALERAKVEKAKSDLERLQPLIDNEVISEVRKKSVEADYQVALSSLQRAQAQAANMRINLDFTTIKAPVSGFMGRIPKSPGNVVKQTDEKPLTVLSKVDDIYVYFSMSESDYLYYERAKNDTLSNKMNSKVKLVLADESVYEYSGQIDANSGQIDKTTGSITLRARFQNPDTLLRSGNTGKILMEEIYPNAILVPQSATTFIQDKKFVFILDENNIAQRREIITKGRSGDNYIVSAESLSPDDRIVLSGLDKLANGIKVKPIERGRLLSQLQ; encoded by the coding sequence ATGAAGAACAAGTATAACCTATCAGTTTTAAATCGATTTACCTTAATAGTATTCTCTTTTGTACTACTTAGTTTACACTCTTGTAAAGAAGAAGAAAAAGAAGATGAAGGGCTACCATTACCGGTAATATCATTACAAGAGCAAAATGCTTCGAAGGGCTTTGAATATATTGGCTCTATTGAAGGTGTCGAAACCGTTGAAATTCGACCTCAGGTAGATGGTATTTTAGAAGAAATTTATGTAGATGAAGGTGATTTTGTAGAAAAAGGGCAGGATTTATTCAAAGTGAATAGTCAACCCTATATGGAAGACTATAAAAATGCTAGAGCCAATGTTGCTTTGGAAAGAGCTAAAGTAGAAAAAGCCAAAAGCGATTTAGAACGTTTGCAGCCTTTAATTGATAATGAAGTAATCTCTGAAGTTCGAAAGAAATCTGTAGAAGCCGATTATCAGGTAGCTTTATCTTCTCTGCAAAGAGCGCAGGCACAAGCGGCTAATATGAGGATCAATCTAGATTTTACCACTATAAAAGCTCCAGTAAGCGGATTTATGGGTAGAATTCCTAAATCTCCTGGTAATGTGGTAAAGCAAACCGATGAAAAACCACTTACCGTACTATCGAAAGTAGACGATATTTACGTCTATTTTTCCATGAGTGAGTCAGATTACCTGTATTATGAAAGGGCAAAAAATGATACTCTTTCTAATAAAATGAACAGTAAAGTAAAATTGGTTCTTGCAGACGAATCGGTTTATGAGTATTCAGGGCAGATCGATGCTAATTCAGGGCAAATTGATAAAACTACCGGTTCTATTACTTTAAGAGCCAGATTTCAAAATCCAGATACATTGTTAAGATCAGGAAACACCGGTAAAATTTTAATGGAAGAAATTTATCCGAATGCTATTTTGGTTCCACAAAGTGCGACCACATTTATTCAGGATAAAAAATTCGTATTTATTCTTGATGAAAATAATATAGCACAACGCCGAGAGATTATAACCAAAGGTAGATCTGGCGATAACTATATCGTAAGTGCTGAAAGTCTTTCTCCAGACGATCGCATTGTTCTTTCAGGCCTTGATAAATTGGCTAACGGGATAAAAGTAAAACCGATCGAGAGAGGTCGATTATTATCGCAACTTCAATAA
- a CDS encoding dihydroxyacetone kinase subunit DhaK has product MKFFINKPEDAVNESIEGLLTDPKLTKLDTFPEVRVVTRKEIDKSKVAIISGGGSGHEPMHAGFVAKGMLTAAVCGDIFASPSVDAVLAAILAVSGDKGCLLVIKNYTGDRLNFGLAAEQARAMGHKVETVIVGDDIALGTDTQQRGLAGTLLVHKVSGQLAEEGKSLEEVLKAAKKVAESAVSIGLSLTEGQKFNNPEESRLDDSEAELGLGIHGEPGVDVIKMDKADALIKKALAELKKYLSDEDEKYVLLFNNLGSVTPLEMNLLVHSFDKTDLASKVKYLVGPTAMTTSLNMNGFSITLLKLDEEIEKALLETTETPEWRIREYAKPSSIKSPELPKKMQFEPSENEHNKKVVQEISAHLIEMEKEMNDLDEKVGDGDAGSTFAGAGKKFKSISDELPYASLPELFTTIGRVLARETGGSSGVLLSMLFTKAGSSLEDDDNVGKALLNGLEKMKSYGGAEKGDRTMIDAMQPAFEALSEGKSMDKAAEAARKGADETANITNTKSGRSSYLSESSLEGIPDPGAEMVARVFEKLVKIL; this is encoded by the coding sequence ATGAAGTTTTTCATTAATAAACCAGAGGACGCTGTAAACGAATCTATAGAAGGTTTACTTACCGATCCTAAATTAACCAAATTAGACACTTTCCCAGAAGTTCGTGTAGTTACCCGAAAAGAAATCGATAAATCTAAAGTTGCCATCATTTCTGGTGGTGGTTCTGGGCACGAACCTATGCATGCCGGTTTTGTTGCTAAAGGAATGCTTACGGCCGCTGTTTGCGGAGACATTTTCGCTTCGCCTTCTGTAGATGCAGTACTCGCGGCTATTTTAGCTGTAAGTGGCGATAAGGGTTGCTTACTCGTAATTAAAAATTATACCGGTGATCGATTAAATTTTGGACTTGCTGCAGAACAAGCAAGAGCCATGGGCCATAAGGTAGAAACTGTAATTGTAGGGGACGATATTGCCTTGGGAACAGACACTCAGCAACGTGGCTTAGCCGGAACGCTACTAGTGCATAAAGTTTCCGGACAATTAGCTGAAGAAGGCAAGTCTCTAGAAGAAGTATTGAAGGCTGCAAAAAAAGTAGCCGAGAGTGCAGTGTCTATTGGACTTTCACTCACCGAAGGCCAAAAATTCAACAATCCTGAAGAATCAAGATTAGATGATTCTGAAGCTGAATTAGGTTTGGGAATTCACGGAGAGCCCGGTGTCGATGTTATCAAAATGGATAAAGCCGATGCGCTAATTAAAAAAGCTTTAGCAGAATTAAAAAAATATCTTTCTGATGAAGATGAAAAATATGTGTTGCTTTTTAATAATCTTGGAAGTGTAACGCCGCTTGAGATGAATTTATTAGTGCATAGTTTCGATAAAACCGATCTTGCTTCTAAAGTGAAATATTTGGTAGGTCCTACAGCAATGACAACTTCGCTGAATATGAACGGGTTTTCAATCACTTTACTGAAATTAGATGAAGAAATAGAAAAAGCCTTATTAGAGACTACTGAAACTCCCGAATGGCGCATACGAGAATATGCCAAACCAAGCAGCATTAAAAGCCCAGAGCTCCCTAAAAAGATGCAGTTTGAACCTTCAGAAAACGAACATAACAAGAAAGTAGTTCAGGAAATCTCAGCGCATCTAATCGAGATGGAAAAAGAAATGAACGATCTGGACGAAAAAGTTGGCGATGGCGATGCAGGATCCACTTTTGCCGGTGCCGGTAAAAAATTCAAAAGCATTTCAGATGAGTTACCTTATGCTTCTTTACCCGAATTATTTACGACAATTGGCCGAGTATTAGCAAGAGAAACCGGTGGTTCTAGTGGTGTTTTACTATCTATGCTTTTCACCAAAGCAGGCAGTAGTTTGGAAGATGATGATAATGTTGGAAAAGCATTATTAAACGGATTAGAGAAAATGAAATCCTACGGAGGTGCTGAAAAAGGCGATCGTACTATGATTGATGCAATGCAACCGGCCTTTGAAGCTTTAAGCGAAGGAAAATCGATGGATAAAGCTGCTGAAGCTGCTCGTAAAGGCGCTGATGAAACCGCGAATATCACGAATACAAAATCTGGTAGAAGCTCTTATTTATCAGAATCAAGCCTGGAAGGTATTCCTGATCCAGGCGCTGAAATGGTAGCCAGAGTTTTTGAAAAATTAGTTAAGATTCTTTAA
- a CDS encoding DUF6660 family protein, with the protein MKIIGIILAVLFLSLSFLPCSDAASDSEERTYVVESHSDHDGAADLCTPFCYCQCCHNHMMTYNLPSFEISNPSVLSTHFGYLITTSSAFTDHFIPPPQV; encoded by the coding sequence GTGAAAATTATAGGAATCATATTAGCTGTTTTATTCTTGTCGCTTAGCTTTTTGCCATGTTCAGATGCTGCAAGCGATAGTGAAGAGCGCACTTATGTCGTAGAAAGTCATAGCGATCATGATGGCGCAGCTGATCTATGTACACCATTTTGTTACTGCCAATGCTGTCATAATCATATGATGACCTATAATTTGCCGAGTTTTGAAATTTCTAATCCTTCGGTTTTAAGTACACATTTTGGTTATTTAATCACAACATCTTCAGCGTTTACAGATCATTTTATACCGCCTCCGCAGGTTTAG